In a genomic window of Phragmites australis chromosome 14, lpPhrAust1.1, whole genome shotgun sequence:
- the LOC133890847 gene encoding probable amino-acid acetyltransferase NAGS2, chloroplastic: MATSTAAARLAGEVSQHASRLAATRGLPPRSLRLPQPRRLRRGIRCCAVGSSGGGMAPREEFVGFFREAWPYIRGHHGSTFVVVISSEVVSGPHLDGVLQDISLLHGLGIKFVLVPGTHVQIDKLLSERGRKAKYVGQYRVTDSDSLESAMEAAGRIRLTIEAKLSPGPPMLNLRRHGVIGRWHGLVDNVASGNFLGAKRRGVVNGIDYGFTGEVKKIDVSRIRERLESDSIVVVSNMGYSSSGEVLNCNTYEVATACALAIEADKLICIVDGQIFDEHGRVIHFMSIEEADMLIRKRVKQSDIAANYVKVVDEDHEPSLNGGAHVNGYSASFKNGLGFNNGNGIYSGGQGFAIGGEERLSRSNGYLSELAAAAYVCHGGVQRVHIIDGTVDGSLLLELFTRDGAGTMIARDVYEGTRMATEEDLSGIRKIIRPLEDSDVLVRRTDKELLEALESFYVVERDGSIIACAALFPFPEEKSGEVAAIAVSEECRGRGQGDKLLDYVEKVALSLGLEKLFLLTTRTADWFVRRGFSECSIESIPEQRRKRINLSRGSKYYVKQLQPKHAGVTTNNFVIR; this comes from the exons ATGGCCACGTCGACGGCCGCGGCGCGCCTCGCCGGCGAGGTCTCGCAGCATGCGTCCCGGTTAGCCGCCACCAGGGGACTTCCCCCCAGGAGCCTGCGGCTACCCCAGCCACGCCGGCTGCGGCGCGGCATCCGGTGCTGCGCGGTTGggagctccggcggcggcaTGGCACCGCGGGAGGAGTTCGTGGGCTTCTTCCGGGAGGCGTGGCCGTACATCCGGGGCCACCACGGGAGCACCTTCGTGGTCGTCATCTCAAGCGAGGTCGTGTCCGGGCCGCACTTGGACGGCGTTCTGCAG GACATCTCACTTCTGCATGGTCTGGGGATTAAATTCGTTCTTGTTCCAGGAACACATGTTCAAATTGATAAGCTCTTGTCAGAAAGAG GAAGGAAGGCCAAGTATGTCGGTCAGTACCGAGTTACTGATTCTGATTCGTTAGAGTCTGCAATGGAGGCAGCCGGTAGAATACGGTTAACAATAGAGGCCAAACTTTCGCCTGGTCCCCCAATGTTGAATCTCCGTAGACATGGTGTTATTGGACGTTGGCATGGTCTTGTGGATAACGTTGCAAGCGGCAACTTCCTTGGTGCTAAG AGAAGAGGGGTAGTTAATGGTATTGATTATGGATTCACTGGTGAAGTTAAGAAAATAGATGTTTCACGGATAAGAGAAAGGCTTGAAAGTGATAGCATAGTGGTTGTGAGCAATATGGGATATTCGAGCTCAGGAGAAGtgttaaattgcaa CACTTATGAGGTGGCTACCGCATGTGCTTTAGCCATAGAGGCAGATAAGCTTATCTGCATTGTAGACGGTCAGATATTCGATGAGCATGGACGAGTCATTCATTTCATGTCTATTGAGGAAGCTGATATGTTGATCAGAAAGCGTGTTAAGCAAAGTGATATTGCCGCCAATTATGTTAAGGTTGTGGATGAGGACCATGAACCATCATTGAATGGCGGAGCTCATGTTAACGGATATTCTGCTTCCTTTAAAAATGGTTTGGGTTTTAACAATGGAAATGGTATTTATTCTGGTGGGCAAGGGTTTGctattggtggtgaagagcgttTAAGCAGATCAAATGGCTATCTTTCTGAGTTGGCTGCAGCAGCATATGTGTGCCAT GGTGGCGTTCAAAGAGTTCATATCATAGATGGAACTGTAGATGGATCGCTGCTATTAGAACTGTTTACAAGAGATGGTGCAGGAACAATGATAGCTAG GGATGTTTATGAAGGAACAAGGATGGCTACAGAGGAAGATCTTTCTGGCATAAGAAAAATTATTCGCCCGCTGGAAGATTCTGATGTTTTGGTGCGGAGAACAGATAAAGAG CTTCTTGAAGCGTTGGAGTCGTTCTATGTTGTAGAAAGAGATGGATCAATCATCGCTTGTGCTGCTCTTTTTCCGTTTCCTGAGGAAAAATCTGGAGAAGTTGCTGCAATTGCTGTATCTGAAGAATGCCGAGGAAGGGGTCAAGGGGATAAGTTGCTTG ATTACGTTGAGAAGGTGGCATTATCCCTTGGTCTTGAGAAATTATTCTTGCTTACTACACGGACAGCAGACTG GTTTGTGCGGCGTGGCTTTTCAGAGTGCTCAATTGAATCTATTCCCGAGCAGAGGAGAAAACGTATCAATCTCTCACGTGGATCCAAGTATTATGTAAAGCAGCTCCAGCCAAAGCATGCTGGAGTTACCACCAACAATTTTGTCATCAGATGA
- the LOC133890848 gene encoding uncharacterized protein LOC133890848, giving the protein MAMVQQADMAVKANEILARFRPIAPKPALAGASPAHAADGVVAANRVLYQLQSRPCRARKRSRPTVVPVSPMSAAQPAAKRKRAAATYTPLRCAAATEAVDTATRAHVSFVVPGSACLPVASLPPASVGDEDLARLSPKAAAEAERDVPVERDLLRKLLEPKVISPRALRPVGSIIHVESIHRTDSTCTAVASKTAAEVEDELEADALPAAVSDSSNRVRLVNDAYKEMVGQPECPWLDAVAAASKRISGEVVLVVAEPVSLPKTYGVFTYTAKIEWEYDGKCTSISAPCDVSRLQCDSRDYLFTWRFRTADAGPTVSHRSGEMSES; this is encoded by the coding sequence ATGGCCATGGTACAGCAGGCGGACATGGCCGTCAAGGCCAACGAGATCCTGGCGCGGTTCCGGCCCATCGCGCCCAAGCCCGCACTGGCGGGGGCGTCGCCGGCGCATGCGGCCGATGGCGTGGTGGCCGCGAACCGCGTGCTCTACCAGCTACAGAGCAGGCCGTGCCGTGCGCGAAAACGCAGCCGCCCGACCGTCGTGCCGGTGTCCCCGATGTCGGCGGCGCAGCCGGCTGCCAAGAGGAagagggcggcggcgacgtACACGCCGCTCCGGTGCGCGGCGGCCACCGAAGCTGTGGACACGGCAACGAGGGCGCATGTGTCCTTTGTCGTCCCGGGTAGTGCATGCCTTCCTGTGGCATCGCTCCCGCCGGCGAGCGTGGGTGACGAGGACCTGGCGAGGCTCTCGCCGAAGGCTGCGGCGGAGGCCGAGAGGGACGTCCCCGTGGAGCGCGATCTGCTGCGTAAGCTGCTGGAGCCCAAAGTCATCTCGCCGCGGGCGTTGCGCCCCGTGGGCTCTATCATCCACGTCGAGTCCATCCACCGCACCGACTCGACCTGCACCGCCGTCGCCTCGAAGACTGCGGCAGAGGTGGAGGACGAGTTGGAGGCCGACGCGCTCCCGGCGGCGGTCTCGGACTCGAGCAACCGCGTCCGGCTGGTGAACGACGCGTACAAAGAGATGGTGGGGCAGCCCGAGTGCCCGTGGCTCGACGCCGTGGCCGCCGCATCGAAGAGGATCAGCGGCgaggtggtgctggtggtggccgAGCCCGTGTCGCTGCCGAAGACCTACGGGGTGTTCACATACACGGCCAAGATCGAGTGGGAGTACGACGGCAAGTGCACCTCCATCTCTGCACCGTGCGACGTCAGCCGGCTGCAGTGCGACTCCAGAGACTACCTCTTCACCTGGAGGTTTCGCACCGCCGACGCCGGTCCAACCGTCAGCCACCGCTCCGGCGAGATGAGTGAGAGCTAG